In a genomic window of Chryseobacterium sp. G0162:
- a CDS encoding nuclear transport factor 2 family protein, with amino-acid sequence MSNINQNVAEQFIQYLNEEDFDKAESCLDPDFKFIGVLGTREKASVYMKDMREMKFKYQMIKTFTADEDTCLWYTIDMGNKTVEASGWYQIIEGKIHSFKVLFDPRPLLNDQ; translated from the coding sequence ATGAGCAATATAAACCAAAATGTGGCAGAGCAATTTATTCAGTACTTGAATGAAGAAGATTTCGATAAGGCAGAAAGCTGTCTTGATCCTGATTTTAAATTTATTGGAGTTTTGGGTACAAGAGAGAAAGCTTCAGTGTATATGAAAGACATGAGGGAGATGAAATTTAAATATCAGATGATAAAGACCTTTACAGCCGATGAAGATACTTGTCTCTGGTATACCATTGATATGGGAAACAAGACTGTAGAGGCTTCAGGATGGTATCAAATCATTGAAGGAAAGATCCATTCCTTTAAAGTATTATTTGATCCAAGACCGCTGCTGAACGATCAGTAA
- a CDS encoding DUF6624 domain-containing protein: MEFKFEKELIDLAEHDLAVREKLSAEGKLTGGYHPEMERIHKANAKRLREIMDKIGFPTISKVGATASDAAWLIIQHSIGEPEFMKECYKMMSEYSHDINLKNKAYLYDRIQFFQGKPQKYGTQLIAGGIPFPVEHKENLNREREEMNLLPLSEKEINQIPDPEKIPEIDGRDQEYVSWRKKVGWT, from the coding sequence ATGGAATTCAAATTTGAAAAAGAATTAATAGATCTTGCAGAACATGATCTTGCAGTAAGGGAAAAACTATCTGCTGAAGGGAAGTTAACAGGAGGATATCATCCGGAAATGGAGCGTATTCATAAAGCCAATGCTAAAAGACTTCGGGAAATAATGGATAAAATAGGGTTTCCAACGATTTCAAAAGTTGGGGCAACAGCAAGTGATGCTGCATGGCTTATTATTCAGCATTCCATTGGTGAACCAGAATTTATGAAGGAATGTTACAAGATGATGTCGGAATACAGTCATGACATTAATCTAAAAAATAAAGCCTATTTGTATGACCGGATTCAGTTTTTTCAGGGAAAACCTCAAAAATATGGAACTCAGCTTATTGCCGGAGGAATCCCATTTCCAGTGGAACATAAAGAAAACCTGAACAGAGAACGGGAGGAAATGAATTTGCTGCCATTATCCGAAAAAGAAATAAATCAGATTCCTGATCCGGAAAAAATTCCGGAAATTGATGGAAGGGATCAGGAATATGTATCCTGGAGAAAAAAAGTGGGGTGGACATAA
- a CDS encoding AAA family ATPase, producing the protein MKNNNTVQNFYILTGGPGAGKTTLLNRLDDIGFTTVPEEGRRIIKEQQSSNGEGLPWLNKKLFAELMFDASVKTFQKMNSIAGADPVFFDRGIVDTIGYLKLEKIPVPKEMEITARKMNYNGNVFILPPWKEIYENDPERKQTLEVAQYTFECMDKTYREFGYHLIEVPKVTVEKRIRFILDTVKNIS; encoded by the coding sequence ATGAAAAATAATAATACCGTTCAAAACTTCTATATCCTCACGGGAGGTCCGGGAGCCGGTAAAACAACCTTGCTGAACAGGCTAGATGATATTGGTTTCACTACCGTACCTGAAGAAGGGCGGAGAATTATCAAAGAACAGCAAAGTTCCAATGGGGAAGGTTTACCATGGCTCAATAAAAAGCTTTTTGCTGAATTAATGTTTGATGCTTCTGTAAAAACTTTTCAGAAAATGAATTCAATTGCTGGTGCAGATCCTGTTTTCTTCGATCGGGGAATAGTAGATACTATCGGTTATCTGAAGCTGGAAAAGATTCCTGTACCCAAAGAAATGGAAATTACAGCCCGTAAAATGAACTATAACGGCAACGTTTTTATCCTTCCGCCCTGGAAAGAAATCTATGAAAATGATCCGGAAAGAAAGCAAACGCTGGAAGTGGCTCAATATACCTTTGAATGCATGGATAAAACTTATCGGGAATTTGGCTATCATCTCATTGAAGTTCCCAAAGTAACGGTAGAAAAACGAATCAGGTTTATTCTTGATACTGTTAAAAATATTTCATAA
- a CDS encoding winged helix-turn-helix transcriptional regulator yields the protein MPQFFHDKRLYYTPIEFALSHIGGTWKMPILWRLQEKPLRFSELKKDIPHITDKMLTSQLRELESKEMIHREVYPVVPPKVEYSLTEKGKKAIPVIETIMTYGYDLIQDAGITFPPKK from the coding sequence ATGCCTCAGTTTTTCCATGATAAAAGATTGTATTATACGCCTATTGAATTTGCTTTAAGTCATATTGGCGGTACCTGGAAGATGCCTATTTTGTGGCGATTACAAGAAAAGCCGCTTCGTTTCAGTGAGCTGAAAAAGGATATTCCTCATATCACAGATAAAATGTTGACCAGTCAGCTTCGGGAACTGGAAAGCAAGGAAATGATTCACCGTGAAGTATATCCTGTTGTTCCTCCAAAAGTAGAGTACAGCCTTACCGAGAAAGGTAAAAAAGCAATTCCTGTTATTGAAACCATTATGACGTATGGGTATGATCTGATTCAGGATGCGGGAATTACTTTTCCACCTAAGAAATAA